Proteins co-encoded in one Chitinispirillales bacterium ANBcel5 genomic window:
- a CDS encoding SIR2 family protein, with product MEELIKSIRDRNAILFAGSGLSAGLGLPTFSQLIDFLANELSYDPQIFSTFGSFWELAEFYKNAKGSIGQLRSWLDREWHSDKIDITKSEPHNLILELDFPLIYTTNYDRWIEYAHRDAGKEFRKVVNVGDLINLPDSKTQIVKFHGDFDDDNSIVLTESSYFDRLNFESPLDIKLRSDALGKSILFIGYSLNDINMRLLLYKLHLMWLASPNSSIRPKCYVFMAKPNPVQEDIFEKRGVKSIVSNSDNPGEALIEFLRRLVKNAKGKV from the coding sequence ATGGAAGAATTAATAAAATCAATTAGAGATAGAAATGCAATATTGTTTGCAGGGTCTGGCCTCTCTGCTGGTTTAGGATTACCCACTTTTAGTCAGCTAATAGACTTCTTAGCAAATGAACTATCATATGATCCCCAAATATTTTCTACTTTTGGGAGTTTTTGGGAATTAGCAGAATTTTATAAAAATGCTAAAGGCAGCATTGGACAATTGCGCAGTTGGTTGGACAGGGAGTGGCATTCTGATAAAATAGATATTACAAAATCTGAACCACACAACCTCATTTTGGAGCTTGATTTTCCACTTATATACACAACAAATTACGACCGCTGGATTGAGTATGCACATAGAGATGCTGGCAAAGAATTTAGAAAGGTAGTGAACGTAGGGGACTTAATCAATCTTCCAGATTCAAAGACACAAATTGTAAAATTCCATGGGGATTTTGATGATGACAATTCAATAGTACTTACAGAATCAAGTTACTTTGACAGATTAAATTTTGAATCACCCCTTGACATTAAGCTGCGCTCAGATGCTTTAGGAAAAAGCATTTTGTTTATTGGTTATAGTCTTAATGATATTAATATGAGGTTGTTATTATATAAACTTCATTTGATGTGGCTGGCATCTCCTAACTCAAGCATTCGGCCTAAATGCTATGTTTTTATGGCAAAACCAAATCCTGTACAGGAGGATATATTCGAAAAGAGAGGGGTAAAAAGCATTGTAAGTAATAGCGATAACCCCGGGGAAGCTTTAATTGAGTTTTTACGAAGACTTGTAAAAAACGCTAAAGGAAAAGTATAG
- a CDS encoding non-canonical purine NTP pyrophosphatase → MSKFTIRFISSNQFKLSESEKILNPIGVTIIPINIKIEEIQTEDTQTLLKDKALKAFRKVGHPLFVEHTGLYINHLNGLPGGLTQIFWDKLEADRFSAIFGNMSDNSVSAKTIIGYIDGKKFHSFEGEISGKISDTPRGDKSFQWDCAFIPESETRTFSEMGEEKNKISMRKLALDKFANYLNSQGIA, encoded by the coding sequence ATGTCTAAATTTACAATTCGATTTATTTCAAGTAATCAATTCAAGCTCTCTGAATCGGAAAAAATACTAAATCCTATTGGAGTAACCATTATTCCAATTAACATTAAAATAGAGGAAATTCAAACAGAAGACACTCAAACGTTGTTGAAAGATAAAGCACTAAAAGCATTTAGAAAGGTAGGGCACCCTCTTTTTGTTGAACATACTGGCCTATATATAAACCACCTTAATGGACTACCGGGTGGTCTAACGCAAATATTCTGGGATAAATTAGAAGCTGATAGGTTTTCGGCAATTTTTGGAAACATGTCTGATAATTCTGTTTCAGCTAAGACCATAATTGGTTATATAGATGGTAAAAAATTTCATTCCTTCGAAGGTGAAATTTCAGGTAAAATTTCTGATACGCCAAGGGGAGATAAATCATTTCAATGGGATTGCGCTTTTATTCCAGAAAGCGAAACAAGGACATTTTCTGAAATGGGTGAAGAAAAAAATAAAATTTCAATGCGAAAATTGGCTCTTGATAAATTCGCTAATTACCTTAACAGCCAGGGAATTGCCTAA